A single window of uncultured Methanospirillum sp. DNA harbors:
- a CDS encoding methyl-accepting chemotaxis protein: MIANSVTSGEQTGTHKAGVPTSSTITTTDLKTLQSILDCAPVAIQIVSPEGMFVDCNKRTIELFEAQIKEDIIGRPPGILSPPVQRDGRSSANVSQEMIMRAFSGETVNFRWDHRKITGEIFPANVTLNLIQYEGRTCLMATVIDQSEVVNRINAMTALIQYVPFSILTISPESEILHVNPAYCEVTGHSKEEAKKIGFKNHTVLSREGGSIQDAIRLKSPVSGKFACHFKTGVKHLDYTYIPVLNHNRDVVQLYHIMVDQTDLVNRLNESQLLIDECPAGIITMDIGGNISSTNRAFSSISQLPIQTITSMNVRDFKIISRKGTTFSDVARSGKPERGELVVDFGSGQKSLEYSYIPVVDTNNTVTKVITTYIDMTGVNRLVEYLEKSVQIVSENIGNLADGKTMFTTSVIPADEYTRSAYENFVTIQKSIDKARLAISSLVDDSIKFSQEAASGHLSYRADPDRHQGDYRTIIKGMNTTLDSINIPLNEAMRISDEYSGYNFTARFSNKQVIQGEWVSFQQSLDHIGNEVSSVLSQTIENIQDLKKNTEEANASIEEITAGSGEVTSLMSAIRKKTEQSDSSTKQILNAMNDMVDVVSSVSMKADEVATLSLEATTSAKQGIELAHTSVSSMQAITSSSEHIGTIISDINEQMNEIGKIVKLISDIASQTNLLALNAAIEAARAGDAGRGFAVVASEVKSLAQDSRKSAETIADLISLLQQKSQSATEAMADSNRVVLEGRQSLEQTVRAFDEIAQKIEDISSHITEVASASEEQAASVEEVTSSIQEIAGLTHTITDESVSVSSASQEISSALSQINKVVSNIVMIVDGVSEKMAQFKV; encoded by the coding sequence ATGATTGCAAATTCTGTCACATCAGGAGAACAGACCGGTACACATAAGGCTGGTGTTCCTACCTCTTCAACAATCACAACCACAGATTTGAAAACACTTCAGAGTATTCTGGATTGTGCTCCTGTTGCTATTCAGATTGTAAGTCCTGAGGGAATGTTTGTAGATTGTAATAAAAGAACCATCGAGCTGTTCGAAGCCCAGATTAAGGAGGATATTATCGGACGTCCCCCTGGGATTTTATCACCGCCAGTTCAGCGTGACGGGAGAAGCTCCGCGAATGTCTCACAGGAGATGATTATGCGGGCATTTTCTGGTGAGACTGTTAACTTCAGGTGGGATCACCGGAAGATTACTGGCGAGATTTTTCCTGCAAATGTCACACTGAACCTCATTCAGTATGAGGGACGAACCTGCCTCATGGCAACGGTTATCGACCAGAGTGAGGTTGTAAACCGGATCAATGCCATGACTGCTCTAATTCAATATGTCCCCTTTTCGATCCTCACGATTTCTCCTGAATCTGAAATTCTCCATGTGAATCCTGCATATTGTGAGGTTACGGGTCATTCCAAAGAAGAAGCAAAAAAAATCGGGTTTAAAAATCATACCGTACTTTCCCGTGAAGGAGGGAGTATTCAGGATGCTATCAGACTTAAAAGCCCGGTTTCTGGTAAATTTGCATGCCATTTTAAGACCGGGGTCAAGCATCTTGATTACACGTACATCCCTGTTCTCAACCATAATCGTGACGTTGTTCAACTGTATCATATCATGGTTGATCAGACAGATCTTGTCAACAGACTCAATGAATCCCAGTTATTAATTGATGAATGTCCGGCCGGGATAATCACCATGGATATAGGGGGTAACATATCCTCAACAAACCGGGCGTTTTCCTCAATATCACAGTTGCCAATTCAGACTATCACCTCCATGAATGTTCGTGATTTTAAAATCATTTCAAGAAAAGGCACCACATTCTCTGATGTTGCGAGATCAGGTAAACCAGAACGGGGAGAACTTGTGGTTGATTTTGGCAGCGGACAAAAGAGTCTGGAGTACAGTTACATTCCTGTCGTAGATACCAATAACACAGTTACCAAGGTTATTACCACATACATCGATATGACTGGTGTAAACAGACTCGTCGAATATCTTGAAAAATCGGTTCAGATAGTTTCAGAAAATATTGGGAACCTTGCTGATGGGAAAACAATGTTTACCACATCAGTAATTCCTGCGGATGAGTACACCCGATCAGCATATGAAAATTTTGTTACCATACAAAAATCCATTGACAAAGCTCGCCTTGCTATTAGTAGTCTCGTCGATGATTCGATAAAATTTTCACAAGAAGCAGCGTCGGGCCATCTCTCATATCGTGCCGATCCAGACCGGCATCAGGGTGATTACAGGACAATCATCAAGGGTATGAACACTACCCTTGATTCGATTAATATTCCTTTGAATGAAGCAATGCGAATATCTGATGAATATTCGGGATATAATTTTACGGCCCGTTTTTCTAACAAACAGGTAATACAGGGAGAATGGGTCTCATTTCAACAATCCCTTGATCATATTGGCAACGAGGTATCATCAGTACTGTCCCAGACAATAGAAAATATCCAGGATCTAAAGAAGAATACTGAAGAGGCAAATGCCAGTATCGAAGAGATTACTGCCGGTTCAGGTGAAGTTACATCTTTGATGTCTGCAATTCGGAAGAAGACCGAACAGAGCGATTCCAGCACGAAACAGATACTCAACGCCATGAACGATATGGTTGATGTTGTGAGTTCGGTATCTATGAAAGCAGATGAGGTTGCAACCCTCTCGTTAGAGGCTACCACCTCCGCAAAGCAGGGAATTGAACTTGCACATACCTCTGTATCCTCGATGCAGGCGATTACCTCATCATCAGAACACATCGGTACAATCATATCTGACATCAATGAACAGATGAACGAGATCGGAAAGATTGTCAAGTTAATATCTGATATTGCCAGTCAGACTAATCTTCTTGCCCTGAACGCAGCAATAGAGGCTGCCCGGGCAGGAGATGCGGGACGAGGTTTTGCAGTTGTAGCATCTGAAGTAAAATCACTTGCACAGGATTCCAGAAAGTCAGCTGAGACTATCGCTGATCTGATCTCATTACTCCAGCAGAAATCACAGTCTGCAACTGAAGCAATGGCTGACTCAAACAGGGTCGTTCTTGAAGGAAGACAGTCTCTTGAGCAGACGGTCCGGGCATTCGACGAGATCGCTCAAAAAATAGAGGATATCAGCAGTCACATCACAGAGGTTGCATCAGCTTCAGAAGAACAGGCTGCATCGGTTGAGGAGGTTACATCCAGCATACAGGAGATAGCAGGTCTCACTCATACTATTACCGATGAAAGCGTTTCTGTTTCGAGTGCATCACAAGAAATTTCGTCGGCTTTATCCCAGATTAACAAGGTGGTCTCAAATATTGTGATGATTGTTGATGGTGTTTCTGAAAAAATGGCTCAATTTAAGGTATAA
- a CDS encoding flavodoxin family protein encodes MKITTICGSNRKKGATRGILEAFESGLKDAGIPGVKTKKYSLSDVHLEPCKGCLKCKKKGHCVIQDDFGKIAFRMIHSDLIVLGSPVYFSDVSSPVKALIDRTVSLWHTKQLKGKKVIFAAATMESGAEHTLETLKLWAHDHEMNVVSTIEGIGEEVKDVLKSEKTTQGIKDSVDAFKATLPSET; translated from the coding sequence ATGAAGATTACGACAATCTGTGGAAGCAACAGAAAAAAAGGTGCAACAAGAGGCATTTTGGAAGCGTTTGAGAGCGGATTAAAGGATGCAGGAATTCCTGGAGTAAAAACGAAGAAGTACTCCTTGTCAGATGTCCACCTGGAGCCCTGCAAAGGCTGTTTGAAGTGCAAGAAAAAAGGGCACTGCGTAATACAGGATGACTTTGGAAAGATAGCATTCCGGATGATACACAGCGATCTCATCGTTCTGGGATCGCCGGTCTATTTCTCTGATGTCAGTTCACCGGTAAAGGCCCTGATTGATCGGACTGTTTCACTCTGGCACACAAAACAGTTGAAAGGCAAGAAGGTGATCTTTGCAGCAGCCACCATGGAGAGTGGAGCTGAACACACACTTGAGACTCTCAAACTCTGGGCACACGATCATGAGATGAACGTGGTCTCCACAATTGAGGGGATTGGTGAGGAGGTTAAGGATGTTCTCAAAAGTGAGAAGACAACACAGGGAATAAAAGACTCAGTAGATGCATTCAAGGCAACTCTCCCGAGTGAAACCTGA
- a CDS encoding CHAD domain-containing protein, with protein sequence MKYPCKRKKAFFCRYAADTLIPLTHTLSEILKDVSTAEDSEVLHQCRVTTRKIRTALSLFEACLSHKRIKYWEPALRKLTKSLSEARDLDVQISYVESLLTHAAHKQSSPLFFRSSTILVNHPNHHETEVISGTSHEENDSAVLSVDSDQIHHIGIECLLLRLKQKRNEIQEHVLFSTGETAECNTLQRINEDLQVYIKDIPSDTHPDEKVYANEQFCYFLLRKFDVLTEYSHYLGDPTAHVKHHKMRIIAKQIIFILETFSEICLESLQQEIEHIKAVQSLLESLHECDVWIEFLPGFLKEEKSLAMDYAGNTKIYDLIALGILKLLDDQKTKRDEIFHDLVQAWERVKSEELFEIITAKISILNNETLQKDKIDELIPNLKIACISDIHANLPALEAIINDAKTRGVSGFINAGDCIGYGASPDMVVHVVRYNQIFSVIGNYDLDIITKKWKSRKVKSSEKKITMEWTYDNLSHRSSTFLQKLPNTLRLKIQGKTLLITHGSPESITEYLTADTPYSRLCELATSSAADVIITGHSHSPFIKEVEGTSFLNCGSVGRQEDRDPRASYAVITFNPFSIVQIRVPYNIKKAVTKIRKNNLPKEFEQMAIMGCSLRSAKNRTKQKNKN encoded by the coding sequence ATGAAATATCCATGCAAGCGAAAAAAAGCATTCTTCTGTCGATATGCGGCAGATACTCTTATTCCGCTTACACATACGTTATCAGAGATCCTCAAAGACGTGAGTACTGCTGAAGATAGTGAGGTTCTTCACCAGTGTAGGGTGACTACCCGCAAGATTCGAACGGCATTGTCTCTGTTCGAGGCATGTCTCTCTCACAAACGAATAAAATACTGGGAACCTGCGTTAAGAAAACTCACAAAATCCCTGAGTGAAGCACGGGACCTTGACGTTCAGATCTCGTATGTTGAATCACTTCTTACGCACGCCGCTCACAAGCAGTCTTCTCCACTCTTCTTTCGTTCATCCACCATTCTGGTAAACCACCCGAATCACCATGAGACTGAAGTGATATCAGGTACCTCTCACGAAGAGAATGATTCTGCAGTATTATCAGTTGATTCTGATCAGATTCATCATATCGGTATTGAATGCCTCCTGCTCCGTCTCAAACAGAAAAGAAATGAGATTCAGGAGCATGTACTCTTTTCAACAGGTGAAACTGCAGAATGTAATACGCTTCAGCGAATAAACGAAGATTTACAGGTATACATTAAGGATATACCCTCCGATACTCATCCAGATGAAAAAGTATACGCAAACGAACAGTTCTGTTACTTTTTACTCAGAAAATTCGATGTTCTTACTGAGTATAGCCATTATCTGGGTGATCCGACAGCTCACGTAAAGCATCACAAGATGCGGATCATAGCAAAACAGATCATATTTATTCTGGAAACCTTTTCTGAAATCTGCCTTGAATCTTTGCAACAAGAGATCGAGCATATCAAAGCAGTTCAGAGCCTTCTCGAATCGCTTCATGAATGTGATGTATGGATTGAGTTCCTTCCGGGATTTCTTAAAGAAGAAAAGAGTCTGGCAATGGATTATGCCGGGAACACCAAGATATACGATCTCATCGCCCTTGGAATTCTTAAACTCCTGGATGATCAGAAGACAAAACGCGACGAGATCTTTCATGATCTCGTACAGGCCTGGGAGAGAGTTAAAAGCGAAGAGCTCTTTGAGATCATCACTGCCAAAATCTCAATTCTGAATAATGAGACTCTGCAAAAAGATAAGATCGATGAACTCATACCAAACCTGAAAATTGCCTGTATCAGTGATATACATGCAAATCTTCCTGCACTGGAAGCAATAATTAATGACGCAAAAACACGTGGTGTCTCTGGTTTTATCAACGCAGGGGACTGTATCGGGTATGGAGCCTCTCCTGATATGGTTGTTCATGTTGTGCGATATAACCAGATCTTTTCAGTTATCGGAAATTATGACCTTGATATCATCACAAAAAAGTGGAAGTCCAGGAAGGTGAAGTCGAGTGAAAAGAAGATCACCATGGAGTGGACATACGACAACCTGTCACATAGAAGTAGTACATTTTTACAAAAACTCCCCAATACATTGAGATTAAAAATTCAGGGAAAGACACTGCTGATAACTCACGGCAGCCCTGAATCTATAACAGAATACCTAACCGCAGATACACCCTACAGCAGATTATGTGAGCTTGCAACCTCTTCAGCGGCTGATGTGATAATTACCGGGCATTCACATTCTCCGTTCATCAAAGAGGTGGAAGGAACATCGTTTTTAAACTGTGGGAGTGTCGGGAGACAGGAGGACCGGGATCCCCGGGCCTCGTATGCGGTTATTACCTTCAACCCGTTCTCCATTGTTCAAATCCGTGTTCCTTACAATATCAAAAAAGCGGTAACCAAGATTCGCAAGAACAATCTTCCGAAAGAGTTTGAACAGATGGCAATAATGGGATGCTCGTTACGTTCTGCAAAAAATCGTACAAAACAAAAAAATAAAAACTAG
- a CDS encoding Ppx/GppA phosphatase family protein, with product MNLTRKKTVAFLDIGTNSIRLLVVRFSESRSWKVLTDQKMVVRLGEGEFGRNRITPEAISRAKTVLIRFIQLAREVQAEDIIAVATSALREAENRRDLIDQISSQTGVDIQIISGNEEARLIWLGIQNDIHCKRSHTLFIDIGGGSTEVSIGDAYKQLFSCSLKLGAIRTTQEVAPAGYRKAYTTILFDKIRNSIREQITPVIPELKKYSCLQAYGSSGTIVSLETIARNYRETAPTHIAGVLTLHEVNQIIEYLGEKSLEDRRKLEGLNPARADIIIAGACILQMILQKTDVQEIQVTDRGLRDGLLQEYLRIDMNTSIRTVESLRQQIIQEIGETFRIDVPHAERVQNIATMLYESGEKIHLFSLPGDSLELLTYAAYLHDIGHIISYSKHQYHSYYLIRSLHMPGFSCDEKEIIALIARYHRKKVAREKDEPFFELSKFDQRRVKVLSYLLRIAENLDRSHDGRISRVTFNNLTNKAVALDIECPDDISLELAGMYDDKGLFRKIFGVELRAMLSHLSQKDLTNSVCGEVTS from the coding sequence ATGAATCTTACCAGGAAAAAAACGGTTGCATTCCTTGATATCGGGACAAACTCAATTCGTCTCTTAGTTGTACGATTCTCGGAGTCCAGATCCTGGAAGGTTCTTACTGATCAAAAGATGGTAGTCAGGCTTGGTGAAGGAGAATTTGGTAGAAATCGGATTACTCCTGAGGCGATCAGCCGTGCAAAAACCGTATTAATCAGGTTCATTCAGTTAGCCAGGGAAGTTCAGGCAGAAGATATTATCGCAGTTGCCACATCTGCATTACGTGAAGCAGAAAACAGGAGAGATCTGATAGATCAGATCTCTTCTCAAACTGGGGTAGATATCCAGATAATTTCAGGAAATGAAGAAGCGAGACTGATATGGCTTGGAATACAAAATGATATCCATTGCAAGAGATCACATACCCTCTTTATTGATATTGGTGGAGGAAGTACAGAAGTCAGTATTGGTGATGCATACAAACAACTCTTCTCGTGTAGTTTAAAACTGGGTGCAATTCGGACGACCCAGGAGGTTGCTCCGGCAGGATACCGAAAAGCATACACTACCATTCTTTTTGACAAGATCAGGAACTCTATTCGTGAACAGATAACTCCGGTCATCCCAGAGCTGAAGAAGTACTCATGTCTCCAGGCATATGGGAGTTCTGGGACTATAGTATCTCTGGAAACAATTGCCCGAAATTATCGAGAGACGGCTCCCACCCATATTGCCGGAGTCCTTACTCTCCATGAGGTAAACCAGATAATTGAGTACCTTGGGGAAAAGTCTCTTGAAGATAGGCGAAAGCTTGAAGGATTAAACCCTGCCCGAGCCGACATCATAATCGCCGGGGCCTGTATACTCCAGATGATCCTTCAGAAGACGGATGTTCAGGAGATACAAGTCACGGACCGTGGTCTTCGGGATGGCCTGCTTCAGGAGTACCTGCGTATCGACATGAATACAAGTATCAGAACAGTGGAATCACTCAGGCAGCAGATCATTCAGGAGATAGGAGAGACATTCCGAATCGATGTTCCTCATGCAGAGAGGGTACAAAATATTGCTACCATGCTCTATGAAAGTGGTGAAAAGATCCATCTGTTCAGCCTCCCTGGTGATTCGTTAGAACTGCTTACATATGCTGCGTATCTCCATGATATTGGCCATATTATTTCATATTCTAAGCATCAGTATCACTCATATTACCTGATTCGGTCGCTTCATATGCCTGGATTTTCTTGTGACGAAAAAGAGATCATTGCCCTCATTGCCAGATATCACCGGAAAAAGGTTGCACGAGAAAAAGACGAACCATTCTTTGAACTCTCGAAATTTGACCAACGAAGGGTAAAAGTCCTCTCATACCTCTTGAGAATTGCAGAAAACCTTGATCGGAGTCATGACGGACGAATTTCAAGAGTAACATTTAATAATCTTACAAATAAAGCAGTAGCGCTTGATATCGAGTGTCCGGATGACATATCACTGGAACTTGCAGGAATGTATGACGACAAGGGGTTATTCAGGAAGATATTCGGAGTGGAACTACGAGCAATGCTCTCTCATCTGTCACAGAAAGATCTTACAAACTCTGTATGTGGCGAAGTAACGTCCTGA
- a CDS encoding PAS domain S-box protein → MTTFLDGYFILEEKSEHWGLNLSSLINNAVKCQKIVSGVTSRDSFYKEIFEKNPISMSLTIPESGMFVEVNKAFLQAYGYTQEEVIGHRSFDLTIFGSKEERDSVIKACTREHPARDFELKVRTKENKTITALFSADVLYRDGQELFLLTMKDISKQKQIEEEIKDTNLFISNILSNITEGIIVYDISLGHRVWNRYMEELTGIPASDILGKPSDVFNPELEGDDTPFLIREALQGITSISKDLHYHIPSTGKSGWVSVIYTPYVDASNTITGVIVSVRDINERKRYENELISHELHLRSIIDTVPVWISCLDRDKRFTLANISMCSAFNITPSLVEGKSFEQINADSKELAHYDAMLDRALQGREVPFDKEMIDPTSKNTKYLRGRFSPLKDVSGNIEGVVSVVIDITDLILAQQTIESINSKLHLLSSITRHDILNSLTAVLGYLAIAIEEKDPDERNSYLFKAYQTALLIQEQAEFSRDYQDIGVNKPVWHNAKDVFRNAIKSLKLGDISVEVSLDDLMVYADPLLERVIYNLVDNTLRYGKNVTRISSYWRKEADYIVWVLEDNGVGVVSGMKDHIFKKGVGHNTGLGLFLTREILDITGLSIRETGMEGEGARFEIGIPNELWKLQS, encoded by the coding sequence TTGACAACATTTCTTGATGGATATTTTATTCTTGAGGAAAAGTCAGAGCACTGGGGCTTGAATTTATCCTCACTTATCAATAATGCCGTCAAATGCCAGAAGATAGTATCTGGTGTAACATCCCGGGATAGTTTTTACAAAGAAATATTTGAGAAAAATCCCATCTCAATGTCATTAACAATTCCAGAATCCGGGATGTTTGTCGAGGTAAACAAGGCATTTCTCCAGGCGTATGGATACACTCAGGAAGAAGTGATCGGGCACCGCTCATTTGATCTCACAATCTTTGGATCCAAAGAAGAACGTGATTCTGTAATTAAGGCCTGCACACGAGAACACCCTGCAAGGGATTTTGAGCTCAAAGTTCGGACAAAAGAAAATAAAACTATTACTGCTCTTTTCTCTGCTGACGTGTTATATCGTGATGGCCAGGAGTTATTCTTACTCACGATGAAGGATATCTCAAAGCAGAAACAGATTGAAGAGGAGATTAAGGATACCAATCTTTTTATTTCTAACATTTTATCAAATATTACCGAAGGGATAATCGTCTATGATATTTCGCTGGGACACCGGGTATGGAACAGATATATGGAAGAACTTACCGGAATTCCTGCATCAGATATTCTTGGAAAACCTTCAGATGTGTTCAATCCTGAGCTGGAAGGAGATGATACTCCATTTCTGATTCGTGAGGCCCTTCAAGGAATTACATCTATATCAAAGGATCTCCACTATCACATTCCCTCAACTGGTAAGTCTGGCTGGGTCTCGGTGATATACACACCATATGTGGATGCATCAAATACCATCACCGGAGTTATTGTATCAGTTCGGGATATCAATGAGAGGAAAAGGTATGAGAATGAACTTATCTCTCATGAGTTACATCTCCGCTCTATCATCGACACAGTTCCTGTCTGGATATCATGTTTAGACCGGGATAAACGATTTACTCTGGCAAACATCAGCATGTGCTCAGCTTTTAATATTACTCCTTCCCTTGTTGAAGGAAAATCATTCGAACAGATTAATGCCGATTCCAAAGAACTCGCTCATTATGATGCCATGCTCGATAGGGCACTCCAGGGAAGAGAGGTACCCTTCGATAAAGAGATGATAGATCCAACTTCAAAGAATACAAAGTATTTGAGAGGACGATTCTCCCCGCTTAAGGATGTATCCGGAAATATCGAAGGAGTTGTAAGTGTAGTTATCGACATTACCGATCTGATACTTGCACAACAGACAATTGAGAGTATAAACTCAAAACTTCATCTTCTCTCATCTATCACCAGGCATGATATCTTAAACAGCTTAACAGCAGTATTGGGATATCTTGCTATAGCCATTGAAGAAAAAGATCCTGATGAGCGAAATTCATATCTGTTTAAAGCATACCAGACAGCATTGCTTATTCAGGAACAGGCCGAATTTTCCCGGGATTATCAGGATATCGGTGTAAATAAACCTGTATGGCACAATGCAAAAGATGTATTCCGTAATGCGATAAAAAGTCTGAAACTTGGAGATATCTCTGTCGAGGTCTCTCTTGATGATCTGATGGTGTATGCTGATCCACTTCTTGAAAGAGTGATTTACAATCTTGTCGATAACACCTTGAGATATGGAAAGAATGTAACCCGGATATCCAGTTATTGGCGTAAAGAAGCTGATTATATCGTCTGGGTTCTTGAGGACAATGGAGTAGGGGTTGTCAGTGGTATGAAAGACCATATATTCAAGAAGGGTGTTGGTCACAATACCGGGCTTGGACTCTTTCTCACTCGTGAGATCCTGGACATTACCGGCTTATCAATTCGCGAGACCGGGATGGAAGGTGAAGGTGCACGGTTTGAGATCGGTATCCCGAATGAGTTATGGAAACTTCAGAGTTAG
- a CDS encoding rubredoxin produces MDSYECSICGYVYDPEKGDEENGIAPGTAFEDLPDDWLCPVCQQGKEVFEKVS; encoded by the coding sequence ATGGACTCATATGAATGCTCAATCTGTGGATATGTGTATGATCCGGAGAAAGGCGACGAGGAGAACGGTATTGCACCCGGGACCGCGTTTGAAGACCTTCCTGACGACTGGCTCTGTCCAGTCTGTCAGCAGGGAAAGGAAGTCTTCGAGAAGGTCTCGTAA
- a CDS encoding NAC family transcription factor, which yields MSEEKDGVYCKVCGGIIPQGSAIGSIEIEGKSTGINQLEFILDEVTALHLQSDRNIMNELVKRAKVLNYIPTKMTEKYAEALLQAFKKRKTTE from the coding sequence ATGAGTGAGGAAAAAGACGGGGTGTACTGCAAGGTCTGTGGAGGTATTATTCCCCAGGGTTCTGCGATAGGATCCATTGAGATTGAAGGTAAGTCTACAGGGATTAATCAACTCGAATTTATCCTTGATGAGGTAACAGCCCTGCATCTCCAGAGTGATCGTAATATTATGAATGAACTGGTGAAACGGGCTAAAGTGCTCAATTACATCCCGACAAAGATGACAGAAAAATATGCTGAAGCCTTGTTGCAGGCGTTTAAAAAAAGAAAGACAACGGAGTAG
- a CDS encoding cupin domain-containing protein — MEFDPDTLKKEDRPGKKRVELLGKVLNLKDLVDYQEGTVASRMIVNTKAGSITLFSFDEDEGLSEHTAPFDAVVTILDGECEVWVQGETYQMKEGDTIIFPANIPHALSAVSRFKMSLTMIREKES, encoded by the coding sequence ATGGAATTCGATCCAGATACACTAAAAAAAGAAGACAGACCCGGGAAAAAACGGGTAGAACTCCTTGGTAAAGTACTAAACCTCAAGGATCTTGTTGATTATCAGGAGGGGACGGTAGCCAGCCGGATGATTGTTAACACAAAGGCTGGATCAATTACCCTCTTCTCCTTCGATGAGGATGAAGGATTGTCTGAACATACTGCTCCTTTTGATGCGGTTGTCACGATCCTTGACGGGGAATGCGAGGTCTGGGTACAGGGGGAGACGTATCAGATGAAGGAGGGTGATACAATCATCTTCCCGGCAAACATCCCCCATGCATTGAGTGCTGTGAGCCGGTTCAAGATGTCCCTGACGATGATTCGGGAGAAGGAATCATGA
- the hcp gene encoding hydroxylamine reductase — MFCYQCEETARGTGCTIKGVCGKEDHTAGVQDVLIYLCKGISLRNMAAIAKGAGNKDAGAFITEALFATLTNTNFDDERLKALIHQAVSIRDGLPKSGDSEPEACTWTPKNDADIAAKAKEIAEQANVNDDVHSLRALVVFGLKGVAAYYHHAEMLGFTDPAITDYMQKGLASTLQDLPVDQMIAMVLECGEIGVKTLALLDTANTKTYGNPEITPVKTTVGTKPGILITGHDLRDMEQLLDQSRDNGVDIYTHGEMLPANAYPAFKKYKHLIGNYGSSWWHQKDEFDSFNGPVLVTTNCIVPPKDSYIDRVYTTGPAGYPGIKHIVKKADGTKDFSAIIEHAKKCQPPQQPKTNGRDLLTGCGHEAVLALAGTVIDAVKKGDIKKFVVMAGCDGRQTEREYYTEFAKALPKNTVILTAGCAKYRYNHLDLGDIGGIPRVIDAGQCNDCYSLVVIAKALAEAFGVGINELPVVYNIAWYEQKAVLVLLALLSLGVKNITLGPKLPGFVSPGVLNVLVENFNIGKNSTVEEDMKKMVPA; from the coding sequence ATGTTTTGTTATCAGTGTGAAGAGACAGCCCGGGGAACCGGATGCACCATAAAGGGAGTATGTGGAAAGGAAGATCATACCGCGGGAGTTCAGGATGTTCTGATCTATCTCTGCAAGGGAATCTCTCTCCGCAATATGGCAGCAATTGCAAAAGGAGCTGGGAACAAAGACGCAGGGGCGTTTATTACAGAAGCCCTCTTTGCCACCCTGACCAATACGAACTTTGATGATGAGAGGCTCAAAGCCCTTATCCATCAGGCTGTCTCGATCAGGGATGGATTACCAAAATCCGGTGACAGCGAACCTGAAGCCTGCACATGGACACCAAAGAACGATGCAGACATTGCCGCAAAGGCAAAGGAGATCGCTGAACAGGCAAATGTGAATGACGATGTGCATTCTCTCCGGGCTCTGGTCGTCTTTGGCCTGAAAGGAGTCGCTGCATATTACCACCATGCCGAGATGCTTGGGTTTACGGATCCGGCGATCACCGATTACATGCAGAAAGGGCTTGCTTCAACACTCCAGGACCTTCCTGTCGACCAGATGATCGCGATGGTGCTCGAATGCGGTGAGATAGGTGTGAAAACCCTTGCCCTGCTTGATACCGCTAACACCAAGACGTATGGTAACCCGGAGATCACTCCGGTGAAGACCACCGTTGGAACCAAACCGGGAATATTGATCACCGGGCACGACCTTCGGGACATGGAACAACTTCTTGATCAGTCCAGGGACAACGGGGTTGACATCTACACCCACGGAGAGATGCTCCCGGCCAATGCATACCCTGCGTTCAAGAAATATAAGCATCTGATCGGAAACTACGGTTCATCCTGGTGGCACCAGAAGGATGAGTTCGATTCGTTCAACGGTCCGGTTCTGGTAACAACGAACTGTATCGTACCCCCCAAGGATTCATACATAGACCGTGTATACACAACTGGTCCAGCGGGGTATCCCGGTATAAAGCATATCGTAAAGAAAGCAGACGGGACCAAAGACTTCTCTGCGATTATCGAACATGCAAAGAAGTGCCAGCCCCCGCAGCAGCCAAAAACCAACGGGCGTGACCTCCTCACCGGATGTGGTCACGAGGCAGTTCTGGCTTTAGCCGGGACTGTAATTGACGCGGTAAAGAAGGGCGATATCAAGAAGTTCGTGGTTATGGCAGGGTGCGATGGTCGCCAGACAGAGCGTGAGTATTACACGGAGTTTGCAAAGGCCCTCCCTAAAAATACCGTTATCCTGACTGCCGGATGTGCCAAGTACCGGTACAACCACCTGGATCTCGGAGATATTGGTGGAATCCCCCGAGTGATTGATGCCGGACAGTGTAATGACTGTTACTCGCTTGTGGTTATCGCAAAGGCCCTTGCAGAGGCATTCGGTGTAGGGATCAACGAACTGCCGGTGGTCTATAACATCGCCTGGTATGAACAGAAGGCGGTTCTCGTTCTTCTGGCTCTGCTCTCACTCGGTGTCAAGAACATTACGCTCGGTCCGAAACTTCCTGGCTTTGTCTCTCCCGGAGTGCTCAATGTCCTGGTTGAGAACTTTAACATCGGGAAGAACAGTACAGTAGAAGAAGATATGAAGAAGATGGTTCCGGCCTGA